A window of the Archocentrus centrarchus isolate MPI-CPG fArcCen1 chromosome 9, fArcCen1, whole genome shotgun sequence genome harbors these coding sequences:
- the LOC115786159 gene encoding LOW QUALITY PROTEIN: arrestin domain-containing protein 4-like (The sequence of the model RefSeq protein was modified relative to this genomic sequence to represent the inferred CDS: inserted 3 bases in 2 codons; deleted 2 bases in 2 codons; substituted 2 bases at 2 genomic stop codons), which yields MSSNQNVSIRRFCRAPKYDLYLRFQMTAPTSGFDLLGIKNFSVGYNPSNKSNTFSSGXCLTGQITELSQECKILKXKLKGKAEVLWHGYHGKTVLTYHSKDRYFSIKQCVIQQSQDNNVIPPGCHVYPFTFHIPAQELPSSFRGLWGKIVYKVEANLSCSMRKDSQAKAEFTLMHKANPDPELTEPLQTAFKIXKKMKLFTSGSVAMDIPKTAFLQYIPVLQYIQSFKSSHCIKHKYCLYRKESNFAXRRKVETKHILKEQGEAIPRSAGQTVTKIVTIPSTETVCVGRSINPPESISRVCLDIKYASDPEIKFPIFILAALEGSDKQQSCDYSSSGFKAFPNSDLPAGISFLQNLAAPGAADLPPSYRTYEMYHSLNSSYRKS from the exons atgtcctccaatcaaAACGTAAGCATCCGTCGTTTCTGCAGGGCCCCGAAATACGACCTATATTTACGTTTCCAAATGACCGCGCCTACCTCCGGCTTCGACTTGCTTGG TATTAAGAACTTTTCAGTGGGATATAATCCCAGTAACAAAAGCAATACTTTCAGTAGCGGCTAGTGTCTTACAGGACAAATCACAGAGTTGTCACAGGAATGCAAAATACTGA GGAAGCTGAAAGGAAAGGCAGAAGTCTTATGGCATGGATATCATGGAAAAACTGTTCTAACATACCACAGCAAAGACAGGTACTTCAGCATCAAGCAGTGTGTCATTCAGCAATCTCAGG ACAATAACGTTATTCCCCCAGGCTGCCATGTCTACCCATTCACCTTTCACATCCCAGCACA AGAGCTGCCGTCCTCCTTCAGGGGCTTGTGGGGAAAGATTGTGTACAAAGTGGAGGCAAATCTGAGCTGCTCGATGAGAAAAGACAGCCAAGCAAAGGCAGAGTTTACCCTCATGCACAAAGCAAACCCTGATCCAGAGCTCACGGAACCCTTACAAACTGCCTT CAAAATATGAAAGAAGATGAAGCTCTTCACATCAGGATCAGTAGCCATGGACATTCCAAAAACAGCCTTCCTCCAATATATCCCAGTCTTACAGTACATTCAGTCT ttcaaatcatctcattGTATAAAGCACAAGTACTGCCTGTATAGAAAGGAAAGTAACTTCGC AAGAAGGAAAGTTGAAACCAAACACATTCTGAAAGAGCAG GGTGAAGCCATCCCACGTTCTGCAGGTCAGACTGTCACCAAGATCGTCACCATCCCTTCCACCGAGACTGTATGTGTGGGTAGGTCTATCAATCCTCCTGAAAGTATTTCACGA GTCTGTCTGGATATAAAATATGCT TCAGACCCAGAGATCAAGTTCCCTATATTCATCTTGGCTGCTTTAGAGGGTTCCGATAAGCAGCAGTCATGTGACTATTCAAGCAGTGGATTTAAAGCATTTCCAAACTCTGACTTGCCAGCAGGGATAAGCTTTCTACAAAATCTAGCTGCCCCTGGAGCTGCTGACTTACCACCTTCCTATAGGACATATGAAATGTACCACTCCCTGAATAGTTCATACAGAAAGTCCTAG
- the LOC115786161 gene encoding arrestin domain-containing protein 3-like codes for MSSSVKNFSVGYNPINKSNTFSPGDFLTGQITVELTDECKIQSLCVKLKGKAEVSWTENYGKTVVTYHSKDKFFSIKHFIIQESQGNNVIPQGCHVYPFSFQIPAQDLPSSFKGSWGKILYRVEANLSRSMRTDSKAKAEFTLIQKGNTDPVLMTPQHNMIDKKMKLFTSGSVAMDVSIPKTGFCQGEGIKVVASIQNKSYRDIKPKYCLYRKYSYFAKGKRRVETKDILKEEGEEIPSSAGQTVTKIIVIPSAETVSVLNCSIIKAEYRLRVYLDVKYASDPEIKFPIIILPASEGFYEEQPSDYLTNGFEAFPNAGMLGGMSFQQNPAAPEASAPPPSYGTYGLYPSLTGLDRKPI; via the exons ATGTCGAGTAGTGTTAAGAACTTTTCAGTTGGATACAATCCCATAAACAAAAGCAATACTTTCAGCCCTGGCGATTTTCTTACAGGACAAATTACAGTTGAATTAACCGATGAGTGCAAAATACAGTCACTCTGTGTAAAGCTGAAGGGAAAAGCAGAAGTCTCATGGACTGAAAATTATGGAAAAACAGTCGTAACATACCACAGCAAAGACAAGTTCTTCAGCATCAAGCATTTTATCATTCAGGAATCCCAGG GCAATAATGTTATTCCCCAAGGCTGCCATGTCTACCCATTCAGCTTTCAGATTCCAGCACA AGACTTGCCATCCTCCTTCAAAGGCTCATGGGGAAAGATTTTGTACAGAGTGGAGGCAAATCTGAGCCGGTCGATGAGAACAGACAGCAAAGCAAAGGCAGAGTTCACCCTCATCCAAAAAGGAAACACTGATCCAGTGCTGATG ACtccacagcacaatatgattgATAAGAAGATGAAGCTCTTCACGTCAGGATCAGTGGCCATGGACGTGAGCATTCCAAAAACAGGCTTCTGCCAAG gtgaaGGCATAAAAGTTGTGGCTTCAATTCAGAACAAATCATATCGTGATATTAAGCCCAAGTACTGCCTGTACAGAAAGTACAGCTACTTTGCAAAAGGGAAAAGGAGAGTTGAAACGAAAGACATCCTGAAAGAGGAAGGTGAAGAAATCCCAAGTTCTGCAGGTCAGACTGTCACCAAGATCATCGTCATCCCATCCGCGGAGACTGTGTCAGTCTTAAACTGCAGCATCATCAAAGCTGAGTACAGGCTTCGG GTTTATCTGGATGTGAAGTATGCTTCAGACCCAGAGATCAAGTTCCCCATAATTATCCTGCCGGCTTCAGAGGGGTTTTATGAGGAGCAGCCATCTGACTATTTAACCAATGGATTTGAAGCATTTCCAAATGCTGGCATGTTAGGAGGAATGAGCTTCCAACAAAATCCAGCTGCCCCCGAAGCTTCTGCTCCACCACCTTCCTATGGGACATATGGGCTGTACCCCTCCTTGACAGGTTTAGATAGAAAGCCAATATGA
- the LOC115786012 gene encoding arrestin domain-containing protein 3-like: MLSTVKRLEVTYKPVNDSNSFTNGDIVAGEVTLEAAKDFQIGSLFIKFKGKAEVRWTERHGKTTHVYHAKDKYFSVRHYFILDKNGKGNDRQTLVTNENSQTYCSVVAPGCHVYPFSFQIPFQDLPSSFSGADGKIVYLLEAVLSRSMRIDTKHSTKINFVSRTNMNTVTWLQTPQHESKDKKIFTSGSVAMDVNLEKMGFHQGEGLKVVAFIKNSSSREVKLKYCVYRKHSFFARGKRRLHTNDLLKEVGDPIPPSAEETVTRVITIPHDLEPSVLNCNIIKVEHRLRVYLDVKYASDPEIKFPIVILPAFQASAALPPPPAAAATAPPAAPPFSSGFNPNPPVWGYGPQPQQPPVVPNPSESPPPYGAYAMYPSLTDFDKKY; this comes from the exons ATGCTGTCCACAGTAAAAAGATTAGAAGTCACATACAAGCCTGTCAATGACAGCAACTCCTTTACTAACGGCGACATCGTTGCCGGGGAAGTCACGCTGGAAGCGGCGAAAGACTTTCAAATAGGCTCTCTGTTCATTAAATTTAAAGGGAAAGCGGAAGTTCGGTGGACCGAGAGGCACGGTAAAACTACCCATGTGTACCACGCAAAAGACAAGTACTTCAGCGTGAGACATTACTTCATTCTCGACAAAAATGGCAAAG GGAACGACAGACAGACACTGGTGACAAATGAGAATTCACAAACAT actgCAGTGTCGTTGCCCCAGGATGCCACGTCTACCCATTCAGCTTTCAGATTCCTTTCCA GGATTTGCCCTCCTCCTTCAGCGGTGCAGATGGTAAAATTGTGTACTTGCTGGAAGCTGTGCTGAGCAGATCGATGAGGATTGACACGAAACATTCGACTAAGATCAACTTTGTGTCCAGGACAAATATGAACACTGTGACTTGGTTACAG ACACCCCAGCATGAGTCTAAGGATAAGAAAATTTTTACCTCAGGAAGTGTAGCCATGGATGTGAATCTTGAAAAAATGGGCTTCCACCAAG GAGAAGGATTAAAGGTTGTGGCCTTCATTAAAAACAGTTCATCTCGTGAGGTCAAGCTCAAATACTGTGTTTACAGAAAACATAGTTTCTTTGCAAGAGGGAAGAGAAGGCTCCATACTAATGACCTCTTGAAAGAGGTGGGAGACCCCATCCCTCCATCTGCAGAAGAAACCGTTACAAGGGTCATTACCATTCCCCATGACCTGGAGCCCTCGGTCCTGAACTGCAACATCATTAAAGTAGAGCACAGACTCAGG GTCTACCTTGATGTAAAATATGCCTCAGATCCAGAGATCAAGTTTCCTATAGTCATTCTGCCAGCCTTTCAGGCCTCTGCTGCACTGCCACCACCACCTGCTGCCGCTgccactgctcctcctgctgcgcCTCCATTCTCTTCTGGATTCAACccaaaccctccagtgtggggTTATGGGCCACAACCGCAACAACCACCAGTAGTCCCCAATCCATCAGAGTCCCCTCCTCCTTATGGAGCATATGCAATGTACCCTTCTTTGACAGATTTTGACAAGAAATATTAA
- the LOC115786253 gene encoding arrestin domain-containing protein 3-like — protein sequence MTIKNFSIEYDAINSKNIFTNGDTINGRIVVEVSGETKVQSLIFRAQGRAKVVWTEHYGENQTHVYWSNEDYYDVKHDILRKSRQVGTEVISKGRHVFPFSFRIPNGRLPSTYKGAHGKIIHKVKAELKQSMRLTKKAKVHFQFVSKADMGIPGLLEPQYAFKDKSVGVFGSGKVSVDVHTKQMGYMQGEAIVVTLEINNNSKRSVKPKFILYEKNSFFAQGHRKLYMHDILKEKAEAIEGSSGRKTVTKVINIPRDLPPSILNSSIIKLEYRLKVQLDIKCAIDPKIKLPIVIMPGVPQMEQLHASAAIGFVNFRNPGKPAWATVPQQAPPQCADLPPAYGAHAMYPSFPLDDYKTTL from the exons ATGACCATTAAAAACTTCTCAATCGAATACGATGCCATCAACAGCAAAAACATCTTCACAAATGGAGATACCATTAATGGACGAATTGTTGTGGAGGTGTCGGGTGAAACCAAAGTTCAATCGTTGATTTTTAGAGCACAAGGAAGAGCGAAGGTTGTCTGGACTGAACATTACGGAGAGAATCAAACCCACGTTTACTGGTCTAATGAGGACTACTATGATGTCAAACATGATATCTTGAGAAAATCAAGACAAGTTG GCACTGAAGTCATTAGTAAAGGAAGACACGTGTTTCCTTTTTCGTTCAGGATTCCTAATGG AAGACTCCCATCGACCTATAAAGGAGCCCATGGCAAAATTATTCATAAGGTGAAAGCAGAGCTGAAACAATCAATGAGGCTGACAAAAAAAGCTAAAGTCCACTTCCAGTTTGTATCAAAGGCAGATATGGGTATTCCTGGACTTCTG GAACCTCAGTATGCCTTTAAGGATAAATCTGTCGGTGTTTTCGGCTCTGGAAAGGTTTCAGTGGATGTCCATACTAAGCAGATGGGATACATGCAAG GTGAGGCTATTGTGGTCACACTTGAAATCAACAACAACTCAAAACGTTCAGTGAAGCCCAAATTCATACTGTATGAGaaaaacagtttcttcgccCAGGGTCACAGGAAACTTTACATGCATGACATCCTTAAGGAGAAGGCTGAGGCCATTGAGGGATCCTCTGGCAGAAAAACTGTGACCAAGGTGATCAACATCCCTAGAGACCTACCTCCCTCCATCCTGAACAGCTCCATCATTAAGCTGGAGTACAGGCTGAAG GTCCAACTGGATATCAAATGTGCCATAGACCCAAAGATCAAGCTCCCTATAGTTATCATGCCTGGAGTTCCACAAATGGAACAGCTGCATGCTTCTGCTGCCATTGGATTTGTGAATTTTCGGAACCCGGGAAAACCAGCCTGGGCAACTGTACCCCAGCAAGCACCACCCCAATGTGCAGACCTTCCGCCTGCCTACGGAGCACATGCGATGTACCCCTCTTTCCCTCTTGATGATTACAAGACCACGTTATGA